One Paraglaciecola mesophila genomic region harbors:
- a CDS encoding mechanosensitive ion channel family protein has translation MEFTALGEFSSLITDKLQSWLEQTIAHLPNFVVAIIITIVFSILARVLSKMLRKGLHRALESRQIADLLASIFKAIVMCTGLFIALEFLGLSGTVTSLLAGAGIVGLAIGFAFQDMTENLIAGIAMGIRKPFELGDVVQAEGVFGNVRAINLRNTIVETFFGQIEVIPNKILFRNILTNYSTIGVRRLEIPVGISYGDDPAAAAKLLTDKMNECDFVVKKEETAVYVESFGDSSINMLVWFWIDYPGDTGFMVARHKAIILIKKTLEEADFLIPFPIRTLDFGAKGGEKLDSMLSNQKHPDEQKVETNDQSQESASKQTFSKQHATKADAPSSPSDGESQS, from the coding sequence ATGGAATTTACAGCGCTCGGCGAGTTTTCCTCTCTGATAACCGACAAGCTTCAAAGCTGGCTAGAGCAAACCATTGCTCACTTACCTAATTTTGTTGTCGCTATTATCATTACCATTGTCTTCTCAATACTAGCTAGAGTGCTAAGCAAAATGCTAAGAAAAGGCTTACACCGTGCTTTAGAATCAAGGCAAATAGCTGACCTGCTTGCGTCTATTTTCAAAGCCATCGTCATGTGCACTGGGCTATTTATCGCTTTGGAATTTCTGGGTTTATCTGGCACAGTCACCTCACTGTTAGCCGGTGCCGGCATAGTGGGTTTAGCCATAGGTTTTGCGTTCCAAGATATGACAGAAAATCTTATAGCTGGCATCGCAATGGGGATCAGAAAGCCTTTTGAACTAGGTGATGTGGTGCAGGCCGAAGGTGTATTCGGTAACGTACGCGCTATTAATTTACGCAACACTATTGTCGAAACGTTTTTTGGTCAGATAGAGGTTATCCCGAATAAAATTTTATTCCGCAACATTTTAACCAATTACTCCACTATCGGGGTGCGCAGGTTAGAGATCCCTGTGGGAATTTCCTATGGTGACGACCCAGCAGCTGCGGCCAAATTGCTCACTGATAAAATGAACGAGTGTGATTTTGTTGTTAAAAAAGAGGAGACGGCCGTTTACGTCGAAAGCTTCGGCGATAGCAGTATCAACATGCTGGTATGGTTTTGGATAGATTACCCAGGAGATACAGGCTTTATGGTGGCAAGGCACAAAGCCATTATCCTAATCAAAAAGACCCTTGAAGAAGCAGATTTCTTAATTCCATTCCCGATTCGAACCTTAGATTTTGGCGCCAAAGGCGGAGAGAAATTAGATTCAATGCTGAGCAATCAGAAACACCCAGATGAGCAAAAGGTCGAAACAAACGACCAGTCGCAAGAAAGTGCTTCAAAACAAACGTTTAGTAAGCAACATGCCACTAAAGCTGATGCCCCATCGTCACCTAGTGACGGCGAATCACAAAGTTAA
- a CDS encoding ferritin-like domain-containing protein produces MSNPNHVEKVSSIIKVLNGGIEFYSDAIKKVESQSVKTVFQQMINDKQTAITTLQPFAVAEQGDYEDDNAMAVDIRSMYTKVISSLTSNSDHTFVSQLEEVEDKILAELREALKEDQPAACTMALNKVLTDMKRNHDQMRSLQKSTA; encoded by the coding sequence ATGTCTAATCCAAATCATGTTGAAAAAGTATCATCGATTATCAAAGTTCTAAACGGTGGCATCGAGTTCTATTCAGACGCCATAAAGAAAGTGGAATCGCAGAGTGTCAAAACTGTATTCCAGCAAATGATTAACGACAAACAAACTGCTATTACTACCTTGCAACCTTTCGCAGTCGCTGAACAAGGCGATTATGAAGATGACAACGCAATGGCCGTCGATATCAGAAGTATGTACACCAAGGTGATCAGCTCGCTCACCTCTAACAGTGACCATACTTTTGTCAGTCAGTTAGAAGAAGTGGAAGACAAAATTCTTGCTGAATTACGAGAAGCGCTTAAAGAAGATCAACCAGCTGCCTGTACCATGGCACTCAATAAAGTGTTGACCGACATGAAGCGTAATCACGACCAAATGCGTTCGCTGCAAAAAAGCACCGCCTAA